Proteins from one Panthera leo isolate Ple1 chromosome D1, P.leo_Ple1_pat1.1, whole genome shotgun sequence genomic window:
- the LOC122200817 gene encoding olfactory receptor 10G9-like, with protein MRNMSVVTTFILTGLPHAPALDIPLFGIFLVIYVLTVMGNLLILLVITVDSHLHTPMYYFLANLSFIDMWFSTVTVPKMLMPLVSPGGGAISFHSCVAQLYSFHFLGSTECFLYTVMSYDRYLAISQPLRYASLMRGRACALLATATWLSGSLHSAVQTTLTFRLPYCGPSQIQHYFCDAPPILRLARADTSTNEMVIFVNIGVVALSCFLLIVLSYVSIVCSILKIRTSEGRCRAFQTCTSHCIVVLCFFVPCVFVYLRPGSKDAVDGIVAVFYTVLTPLLNPVVYTLRNKEVKKALFKVRSKSVFTE; from the coding sequence atgagaaacatgAGCGTAGTGACAACGTTCATCCTCACGGGTCTTCCCCATGCACCAGCACTGGACATCCCCCTCTTCGGAATCTTCTTGGTGATTTATGTACTCACTGTGATGGGGAACCTCCTCATCCTGCTGGTGATCACGGTGGATTCCCACCTCCACACTCCCATGTACTATTTCCTGGCCAACTTGTCCTTCATCGACATGTGGTTCTCCACCGTCACGGTGCCCAAAATGCTGATGCCCTTGGTCTCCCCGGGAGGCGGGGCCATCTCCTTTCACAGCTGTGTGGCCCAGCTCTACTCCTTTCACTTCCTGGGGAGCACCGAGTGTTTCCTCTACACAGTCATGTCCTACGACCGCTACCTGGCCATCAGTCAGCCGCTCAGGTATGCCAGCCTGATGCGTGGGAGAGCGTGTGCCCTCCTGGCCACCGCCACGTGGCTCAGCGGCTCTCTGCACTCTGCCGTCCAGACCACACTGACCTTCCGCTTGCCCTACTGTGGGCCCAGCCAGATCCAGCATTATTTCTGTGACGCACCTCCTATCCTCAGACTGGCCCGTGCAGACACGTCCACGAACGAGATGGTGATCTTTGTCAACATCGGAGTAGTGGCCTTGAGCTGCTTTCTCTTGATAGTGCTGTCCTATGTGTCCATCGTCTGTTCCATCCTGAAGATCCGCACCTCCGAGGGGAGATGCAGAGCCTTTCAGACCTGTACCTCCCACTGCATTGTggtcctttgtttctttgttccctgTGTTTTTGTTTACCTGAGGCCAGGCTCCAAGGATGCTGTGGACGGGATTGTGGCAGTTTTCTACACTGTGCTGACTCCCCTTCTAAACCCTGTGGTGTACACCCTGAGGAACAAGGAAGTGAAGAAAGCTCTGTTCAAGGTGAGAAGTAAGTCAGTATTCACCGAATAA